GCCATGGAGCCGCTGGATATTGTCGGTGAATTTGACGGCGAAACGGCACAGTTCTGGTTTGGCTCGCAAATCCCGACCATCGACCATAACGTTGCCTCCACCATCCTCGGCATTCCGTTCGAGAAGGTCAGCATCAACACATTGTGGGCCGGTGGATCCTTTGGACGCCGGGCGCAAGGGGATGCGCATCCCGTCTCGGAAATTTCCTTCCTGTTGAAGGCGATGCGGGAAGCCGGCATGGAGCCGCGCCCGGTGAAGATCGTGTGGACCCGCGAAGACGATATGGCCGGTGGGTACTACCGTCCGATGTCTGCGCACAAGATCAAGGTTGGTCTCGACGGCGACGGCAACGTCACGGCGGTGAAATACAACATCGCGGCGAAGTCCATCATCAAGGGCACGGCCTTTGAGCCGATGCTGATGCCCAACGGTGTGGACCACAACATGACCGAGGGGGCGTCCGACACCACTTATTCGTTCCCGATGATGAACATGGACCAGGCTTTCCAGGAAACGCCGGTGCCGGTTCTGTGGTGGCGGTCCGTGGGGCACACCCACACGGCCTATGTCATGGAAACGATGATCGACCGGATCGCCAAGGAAACCGGCAAAGACCCGGTGGCTCTGCGGCTTGAGCTTCTCAAGGACGATCCGCGCAAGACGAATGTGTTGAAGCTGGCTGCCGAGAAGGCTGGTTGGGACACGCCGCTGCCGGAGGGCCGCCATCGCGGTGTCGCCGTTCACAAGTCCTTCGGGTCTTATGTGGCGGAAGTCGTTGAGATTTCCTTCCGCGAGGATGGAACGGTCAAGGTGGAAAAGGTCACGGCAGCAGTCGACTGCGGTGTTCCGGTCAACCCGGACAACATCCGTGCCCAGGTTGAAGGCGGCATTGGCTATGGTCTCGGCGCCATCCTGCGTAACCAGGTGACACTCTCGGATGGGTATGTCGAAGAGACAAACTTCGACACCTACGAGTCACTTCGCATTTCCGACATGCCGGAAATTGCGGTGCACATCGTTCCTTCGACCGATTCTCCGACCGGGATCGGTGAGCCGGGAACACCGCCAATCGGTCCGGCTGTGGCCAATGCAATTGCGGCTGCGAAGGACGAGTGGATTACAAGCCTGCCGTTCACGAAAGCCGGTCTGGTTTAGAGCCGGATCCAATATAGAACGCGAAAGGCCGCCCTTGAGGCGGCCTTTTTGCTGTTATGGGCTCAAAGCACCGTCAAGCTTTGCGCAGGGCAACGATCCCGGCAACGGTGAGACCGTAAAGCAGGTGCCCAAAGAACGAGGCAAGTGCCAGATCCCCAAAACCCAGGAACGCTGGGAAACCGGCCACCAGATGTGCCATCACATACATGGCAAAGATCCAGAGACCGATGCCGAAACCGGCCCCGGTGAGAGGCCAGGGAAACT
This window of the Roseibium alexandrii DFL-11 genome carries:
- a CDS encoding xanthine dehydrogenase family protein molybdopterin-binding subunit, with the translated sequence MLHLLQKPLEAPKPSRRTFLKMSAGAVGGLIIAAKMPNAAKAAADAGEFVQPFVHIRPDNTVVVLSKHLDKGQGTANGLATLVADELDASHEQIVLELAPSNPQLYANSLFGVQGTGGSTAMPNAFMQYRQAGAAAKAMVVSAAAKEWDVPAGEITVSGGVVSHSSGKSATLGELAGLAANEDVPAEPALKTPDQWVYIGKSFPRKDVKNKTVGAPNTYTIDFNREGMLTATVARSPRFGGTVKSFDAAEAKTVAGVVDIFQIPNGVAVVAESTWPAIKARDLLEIEWDDSAAETRSTDAMMTELKDMTTKPGLKVREDGDVDAALEASAKVMEIDYDFPFLAHGAMEPLDIVGEFDGETAQFWFGSQIPTIDHNVASTILGIPFEKVSINTLWAGGSFGRRAQGDAHPVSEISFLLKAMREAGMEPRPVKIVWTREDDMAGGYYRPMSAHKIKVGLDGDGNVTAVKYNIAAKSIIKGTAFEPMLMPNGVDHNMTEGASDTTYSFPMMNMDQAFQETPVPVLWWRSVGHTHTAYVMETMIDRIAKETGKDPVALRLELLKDDPRKTNVLKLAAEKAGWDTPLPEGRHRGVAVHKSFGSYVAEVVEISFREDGTVKVEKVTAAVDCGVPVNPDNIRAQVEGGIGYGLGAILRNQVTLSDGYVEETNFDTYESLRISDMPEIAVHIVPSTDSPTGIGEPGTPPIGPAVANAIAAAKDEWITSLPFTKAGLV